A single region of the Mechercharimyces sp. CAU 1602 genome encodes:
- a CDS encoding SBBP repeat-containing protein, producing MNDLYRVDGAGCRCTFYRDCVKFCFVGVDKQEILTLKFVGANPHVNTAVDSAERKVIYREVWRGIDLLFSGNDEQLKYDIIVHPKACIEDIRLRYEGGDGVSINNKGDLFVHTPQGILREGKPISLQETSQGNRNIPTEFRLNPDQSIGFAVEKEEYDTTKVLVIDPIVFYSTYLGGMGGDEGNSIAVDAMYNAYVIGTTFSTDFPVTSGVFQTNLSGSSDVFVSKLNVAGASLLYSTLIGGSSEDEGKGIAVDAANHVYATGCTKSIDYPVTSGAFQTVYQGFGKAFVTKLNETGSSLLYSTYLSGPGGFDEGDSCATQGNSIVVDDSFNAYVTGFTNSSNFPTTSGAFQTLKRGVEDAFVTKFNTSGTALVYSTYLGGSFYTIGEDIAVDSIGSTYVAGFTGSTDFPVTSGAFQTTAAEGFVTKLNVSGSSLVYSTYLSGIVNSIDLDGANNAYVTGTASAGFPTTNNAFQTVFGGELDAFVTKLNASGSALIYSTYLGGSKIDEGKGIAVDPFGVAWVTGLTNSTDFPVTSDAFQDSLGGSEDVFVTQMSFSSQGIMLSSYLGGRGSDMGRDVAVDSVGSAYFTGYTTSTDFPVTFAAFQSIFGGEMDALVTKVGRSIPIGITGPTGATGATGATGATGEQGPRGSRGRRGPRGPRGSRGAGGGGEFGG from the coding sequence ATGAACGATCTTTATCGCGTAGATGGAGCAGGGTGCCGATGTACCTTTTATCGAGATTGCGTGAAGTTTTGTTTTGTCGGTGTGGATAAGCAGGAGATCCTCACTTTAAAGTTTGTAGGCGCCAATCCACATGTGAATACGGCTGTGGATTCGGCGGAAAGAAAGGTGATTTATCGAGAAGTATGGAGAGGAATTGACCTCCTTTTCTCCGGGAATGATGAGCAGCTAAAGTACGATATTATCGTTCACCCAAAGGCATGTATTGAGGATATCCGTTTGCGTTATGAAGGCGGGGATGGAGTATCGATAAACAATAAGGGCGACTTGTTTGTCCACACACCCCAAGGAATTCTCCGCGAAGGGAAGCCGATTAGCTTGCAAGAGACGTCGCAGGGGAATCGTAATATTCCGACTGAATTTCGTTTGAATCCTGATCAATCGATTGGGTTTGCGGTGGAAAAAGAGGAGTATGATACAACGAAAGTTCTCGTCATTGATCCCATTGTTTTTTATTCGACCTACTTAGGTGGAATGGGTGGCGATGAGGGGAATAGTATCGCGGTGGATGCTATGTATAATGCGTATGTCATAGGAACAACTTTTTCTACTGATTTCCCCGTTACTTCGGGTGTTTTCCAGACCAATCTTTCTGGATCTAGTGATGTATTTGTCAGTAAATTGAATGTGGCGGGAGCTTCCCTCCTTTACTCGACGTTAATTGGCGGAAGCAGCGAGGATGAAGGAAAGGGAATTGCGGTGGATGCAGCAAATCATGTATATGCGACTGGATGTACAAAGTCCATTGATTATCCTGTGACATCAGGAGCATTCCAGACGGTATATCAGGGATTTGGAAAAGCTTTTGTTACAAAGCTGAATGAGACAGGAAGCTCTTTACTTTATTCAACCTATTTAAGTGGTCCAGGTGGTTTTGATGAGGGAGATAGTTGTGCGACTCAAGGAAATAGTATTGTCGTAGACGATAGTTTCAATGCTTATGTAACAGGCTTTACAAATTCAAGTAACTTCCCGACGACATCAGGTGCCTTCCAAACCCTTAAAAGGGGAGTGGAGGATGCATTTGTCACAAAATTTAATACGTCGGGGACGGCACTGGTGTATTCCACTTATTTGGGAGGAAGTTTTTATACTATAGGAGAAGACATAGCAGTGGATAGTATTGGAAGTACGTATGTAGCTGGATTTACAGGATCCACTGATTTCCCTGTTACTTCAGGTGCTTTTCAAACCACAGCCGCTGAGGGGTTTGTTACGAAACTAAATGTGTCTGGTTCCTCGCTTGTGTATTCCACCTATTTAAGTGGCATAGTAAATTCCATTGATTTGGATGGAGCGAACAATGCCTATGTCACAGGGACAGCATCTGCTGGTTTTCCCACGACAAATAACGCTTTCCAAACCGTTTTTGGGGGGGAATTAGATGCTTTCGTTACGAAACTTAATGCATCGGGAAGCGCCCTGATTTACTCCACCTATTTAGGTGGGAGTAAGATCGATGAAGGAAAAGGCATTGCGGTGGATCCGTTTGGAGTGGCTTGGGTGACAGGACTGACAAATTCGACCGATTTTCCTGTTACCTCGGATGCTTTTCAAGATAGCTTGGGTGGAAGTGAAGATGTATTCGTTACACAGATGAGTTTTTCAAGTCAGGGGATAATGCTCTCCTCTTATCTTGGGGGTAGGGGAAGTGATATGGGAAGGGATGTCGCGGTTGACTCTGTTGGGTCTGCTTATTTTACAGGTTATACGACTTCTACTGACTTTCCCGTCACCTTTGCGGCGTTTCAGTCCATATTTGGGGGAGAGATGGATGCTTTGGTTACGAAAGTAGGGAGATCCATCCCCATCGGGATCACCGGTCCAACGGGAGCCACCGGAGCCACTGGAGCCACCGGAGCCACCGGGGAACAAGGGCCACGGGGGTCGAGGGGAAGGCGTGGTCCAAGAGGACCGCGAGGTTCGCGTGGTGCTGGTGGAGGAGGAGAATTTGGCGGTTAA
- a CDS encoding SBBP repeat-containing protein, translated as MNPEVKHSLIFVANERKGKAGHHYRAEGEGCRFFFYRDYVEFLFDLGKKEADLILRFVDSNPQVGLRLDSAADKVTYNEVWRGIDLVFSGNEEHLKYDVMVQPGARLDQIRFRYENAEGIALNEQGDLVVYQREGILREGRPVSFQWTEREKIDVPTRFQLCPDGSIGFEVGEAYDPTKGLVIDPVVFYSTYLGGNSTDVGAGIAVDSARNAYVTGTTFSANFPITTGAFQTINAGNGDVFVSKFNVNGSSLVYSTLIGGSNQDNGFSIAVDGSFNAYVTGETSSTNYPVTPSAFQTVNAGFQDAFVSKVNVDGSSLVYSTYLGGNFTDAGFGITVDETNNAYVTGSTASTSFPTTTGAFQTVFGGIIEAFVTKLNGTGSALAYSTFLGGAGTGFGRGIVLDNNNQAFVTGQTTSTNFPITTNSFQTMFGGATDAFITGLNVSGSALVYSTYLGGVDIDVGRGIDLDSAGNAYVTGNTSSTNFPTTPNAFQLTLLGSSGAFVTKLNTAGTDLIYSTYLGGSSDERGTGIGVDSFGAAWVTGFTNSTDFPITSDAFQDSLAGGRDAFVTQVSFSGQGLSFSSYLGGTSDDLGDDVAIDSLESAYFTGETRSINFPVTLAAFQSQFGGGSDDAFITKVGQLTSVGATGPTGPTGPAGTTGSQGSRGPRGRRGPRGPRGPRGTGGGGEFSG; from the coding sequence GTGAATCCAGAAGTGAAGCATTCACTTATTTTTGTAGCGAATGAAAGGAAAGGGAAAGCGGGACATCATTATCGCGCAGAGGGGGAAGGGTGTCGGTTCTTCTTTTATCGAGACTATGTGGAATTTCTGTTTGACCTGGGGAAGAAGGAAGCCGATCTTATCTTGCGTTTTGTAGACTCCAATCCTCAAGTGGGATTGAGGCTAGATTCGGCTGCAGATAAGGTGACGTACAACGAAGTGTGGAGAGGGATTGACCTTGTTTTCTCAGGAAATGAAGAGCACCTAAAGTATGATGTCATGGTCCAACCGGGTGCGAGGTTGGATCAAATCCGTTTTCGGTATGAAAATGCAGAGGGGATCGCATTAAACGAACAAGGGGATTTGGTTGTCTATCAACGAGAGGGGATTCTTCGCGAAGGAAGACCGGTTAGCTTTCAGTGGACGGAACGGGAAAAGATAGACGTACCAACGCGTTTTCAACTTTGTCCCGATGGATCGATCGGATTTGAGGTGGGGGAAGCATATGATCCCACGAAGGGACTTGTCATTGACCCCGTCGTTTTTTATTCGACGTACCTGGGGGGGAATTCTACTGATGTTGGTGCGGGTATTGCCGTCGATTCTGCTCGAAACGCTTATGTAACAGGCACTACATTTTCTGCCAACTTCCCTATTACGACAGGTGCTTTCCAAACCATAAACGCAGGAAATGGGGATGTATTTGTAAGCAAATTTAATGTGAATGGGAGCTCACTGGTCTACTCTACCCTCATTGGAGGTAGCAATCAGGATAATGGGTTTAGTATCGCAGTGGATGGTTCTTTTAATGCCTATGTGACAGGAGAAACAAGCTCTACTAATTATCCTGTTACACCCAGTGCTTTTCAAACCGTAAACGCAGGATTTCAGGATGCATTTGTAAGTAAAGTTAATGTAGACGGGAGCTCTCTCGTTTATTCCACATATTTAGGTGGGAACTTTACAGATGCTGGATTTGGGATTACTGTAGACGAGACGAACAACGCGTATGTAACAGGAAGTACAGCTTCCACTAGTTTCCCGACGACAACAGGTGCGTTTCAGACAGTTTTTGGTGGGATTATTGAGGCTTTTGTAACCAAACTGAATGGAACGGGATCAGCGTTGGCTTACTCTACGTTTTTAGGGGGAGCGGGTACTGGATTTGGACGAGGGATCGTACTCGATAACAACAATCAAGCATTTGTAACTGGTCAAACGACTTCGACAAACTTTCCTATAACTACTAATTCTTTTCAAACCATGTTTGGGGGGGCAACGGATGCATTTATCACAGGCTTGAATGTGTCGGGATCGGCTTTGGTGTATTCCACTTACTTGGGTGGAGTAGATATAGATGTAGGAAGAGGTATCGATTTAGATAGTGCTGGTAATGCTTATGTAACCGGAAATACATCGTCTACCAACTTTCCGACCACCCCGAATGCATTTCAACTCACCTTGTTGGGGAGTTCGGGTGCCTTTGTCACCAAGTTAAATACGGCGGGAACCGATCTCATCTACTCTACCTATTTAGGTGGGTCCTCTGATGAGCGGGGAACTGGAATTGGGGTTGATTCGTTCGGAGCGGCTTGGGTGACAGGATTTACAAATTCAACTGATTTCCCTATTACCTCGGATGCTTTCCAAGATAGTTTGGCGGGAGGACGCGATGCGTTTGTCACACAAGTAAGCTTCTCAGGACAAGGACTTTCCTTTTCCTCCTACCTAGGTGGAACTTCCGATGATTTAGGAGATGATGTAGCGATTGATTCACTTGAAAGTGCCTATTTTACTGGAGAGACTCGATCCATTAATTTCCCTGTCACCCTCGCTGCTTTCCAGAGTCAATTTGGGGGAGGGTCAGATGATGCCTTCATCACCAAAGTAGGGCAACTCACTTCGGTAGGCGCAACCGGACCAACAGGTCCTACCGGTCCAGCTGGAACAACTGGATCGCAAGGTTCAAGAGGACCAAGAGGAAGGCGTGGTCCAAGAGGGCCAAGAGGCCCGCGTGGCACTGGTGGAGGAGGAGAGTTTAGCGGTTAA
- a CDS encoding CPCC family cysteine-rich protein, which produces MKKSSTYPCPCCDFLTLSAKPPGTFEVCPVCYWEDDTTQYYDMTYTGGANKVSLIQGYKNYMEFKAIEERFVREVRRPNNDEIPLPEYANRIIVLVKYKGGWNWYVSLKEMWFLDYAVFPDENTDYSQRFHIAVVNDKTLEDFLDRVSDYKVSTSQLREFVNDTETKIDRWDLSDLFPSLFVDFDNKHLYSWYPEPASFEHYVPKGWKGDYVEFFDQVPENKRYWIIDGKDFLKV; this is translated from the coding sequence GTGAAAAAAAGTAGTACTTACCCTTGCCCTTGTTGTGATTTTCTAACCTTGTCAGCAAAGCCACCTGGAACATTTGAAGTTTGTCCTGTCTGCTATTGGGAAGATGACACGACTCAATACTATGATATGACATATACTGGTGGAGCTAATAAAGTAAGTTTAATTCAAGGATATAAAAACTATATGGAGTTTAAAGCTATTGAAGAGAGATTTGTTCGAGAAGTACGGAGACCGAACAATGACGAAATTCCTCTTCCGGAATATGCTAACAGAATCATTGTATTAGTTAAATATAAGGGAGGTTGGAATTGGTATGTCTCTCTGAAGGAAATGTGGTTTCTCGACTATGCAGTCTTTCCTGATGAGAACACTGATTACTCTCAGAGGTTTCATATAGCAGTCGTAAATGACAAAACTTTGGAAGATTTCTTGGATAGAGTCTCCGATTATAAGGTTAGCACAAGTCAATTACGAGAGTTTGTAAATGATACTGAGACCAAAATCGATAGGTGGGATTTATCCGATCTGTTTCCGTCACTATTTGTTGATTTCGACAACAAGCATTTGTATTCTTGGTATCCTGAGCCAGCTTCCTTTGAGCATTATGTCCCGAAAGGTTGGAAAGGAGACTACGTGGAATTTTTCGATCAAGTCCCAGAGAATAAACGTTATTGGATAATCGATGGGAAAGACTTTTTAAAGGTATAA
- a CDS encoding S1C family serine protease: MTRKRARVPRQSPSELAAHHPSNYFVRVVRQVRSGVATIVAQEEAKQNLTNPLLGLFLPELNQETTPSQHFGSGFVIHTDGYIITNEHVVRDTSKLSVNLYGYKTPLPARVVWHDSKRDLALIKVHPPTPLKPVRLGSSKTTEVGEWVIAVGNPLGLDHTVTLGVVSGKDRPLKVANRFYSNVIQTDAAINPGNSGGPLINIKGEVIGINTLIIYPSQSIGFAIPIDEVKRLMSIGFRE, from the coding sequence ATGACGAGAAAACGAGCACGGGTGCCACGCCAATCCCCGTCTGAGTTGGCAGCACACCATCCCAGCAACTATTTTGTGCGTGTCGTTCGCCAAGTACGGAGCGGTGTGGCTACCATTGTTGCACAAGAAGAAGCAAAGCAAAACCTAACCAATCCCCTGCTTGGTCTCTTTCTACCCGAACTAAATCAGGAGACCACGCCTTCACAACACTTCGGCTCTGGCTTTGTCATTCACACTGATGGATATATTATTACCAACGAACACGTCGTACGCGACACTAGCAAGCTTTCCGTCAATCTCTATGGCTATAAAACCCCACTTCCCGCCCGAGTTGTCTGGCATGACTCCAAACGTGACCTCGCCCTCATCAAAGTGCACCCCCCCACCCCACTCAAACCTGTCCGTCTCGGCTCATCCAAAACAACCGAAGTGGGCGAATGGGTGATTGCCGTCGGCAACCCCTTAGGCCTCGACCATACGGTTACTCTCGGGGTTGTCAGTGGCAAAGACCGCCCCCTTAAGGTAGCAAATCGCTTCTACAGCAATGTTATTCAAACCGATGCTGCTATCAATCCCGGCAACAGCGGTGGCCCCTTAATAAACATTAAAGGGGAAGTGATCGGGATCAACACCCTTATCATCTACCCCTCACAAAGTATCGGTTTCGCTATTCCCATTGACGAAGTGAAGCGTTTGATGAGCATCGGATTCCGGGAATAG
- a CDS encoding YqgQ family protein, producing MNSLQDIKSLLHSVGVYVYTGDGLGDLELILSELSDMRDFGMIDRETFQKAFRIIGAEKRKIREKG from the coding sequence ATGAATTCGCTTCAGGATATTAAAAGCTTATTACATAGCGTAGGTGTATACGTGTACACGGGAGATGGTCTCGGGGATTTAGAACTAATATTGTCCGAGCTTAGCGATATGAGGGATTTTGGCATGATTGACCGTGAGACTTTTCAAAAAGCATTTCGGATCATTGGAGCGGAGAAACGAAAAATAAGGGAGAAGGGATAA